A part of Pseudomonas sp. HR96 genomic DNA contains:
- the thrS gene encoding threonine--tRNA ligase: MPTITLPDGSQRSFDHAVSVAEVAASIGAGLAKATVAGKVDGQLVDASDLIEHDASLQIITPKDQEGVEIIRHSCAHLVGHAVKQLYPTARMVIGPVIEDGFYYDIAYERPFTPDDLAAIEQRMQQLIDTDYDVIKKVTPRAEVIEVFKARGEEYKLRLVEDMPNEQSMGLYYHEEYVDMCRGPHVPNTRFLKSFKLTKLSGAYWRGDAKNEQLQRVYGTAWADKKQLAAYIQRIEEAEKRDHRKIGKRLGLFHLQEEAPGMVFWHPNGWTLYQVLEQYMRKVQRDNGYLEVKTPQVVDRSLWEKSGHWANYAENMFTTQSENRDYAIKPMNCPCHVQVFNQGLKSYRELPMRLAEFGACHRNEPSGALHGIMRVRGFVQDDAHIFCTEEQMQSESADFIKLTMDVYADFGFKDIQLKLSTRPEKRVGSDELWDRAEAALAAALDNAGLAYDLQPGEGAFYGPKIEFSLKDCLGRVWQCGTLQLDFNLPIRLDAEYVSENNDRQHPVMLHRAILGSFERFIGILIEHYEGAFPAWLAPTQAVIMNITDKQADFALDVEKNLLQSGFRAKSDLRNEKIGFKIREHTLLKVPYLLVIGDREVETQTVAVRTREGADLGSMPVAQFTEFLAQAVSRRGRHDSE; the protein is encoded by the coding sequence ATGCCAACTATTACTCTTCCTGACGGCAGTCAGCGTTCGTTCGACCACGCGGTTTCCGTGGCCGAAGTAGCAGCCTCCATCGGCGCCGGCCTGGCCAAGGCCACCGTGGCCGGCAAGGTCGACGGTCAGCTGGTCGATGCCAGCGACCTGATCGAGCACGATGCCAGCCTGCAGATCATTACCCCCAAGGACCAGGAAGGCGTCGAGATCATCCGCCACTCCTGCGCGCACCTGGTGGGCCATGCGGTCAAGCAGCTGTACCCGACTGCGCGCATGGTGATCGGCCCGGTCATCGAAGACGGCTTCTATTATGACATCGCCTACGAGCGGCCCTTCACCCCCGATGACCTGGCGGCGATCGAACAGCGCATGCAGCAGCTGATCGACACCGACTACGACGTGATCAAGAAGGTCACGCCGCGTGCCGAGGTCATCGAGGTGTTCAAGGCTCGTGGTGAAGAGTACAAGTTGCGCCTGGTCGAGGACATGCCCAACGAGCAGTCCATGGGCCTGTACTACCACGAAGAATACGTCGACATGTGCCGCGGCCCGCACGTGCCGAACACGCGTTTCCTGAAATCGTTCAAGCTGACCAAGCTGTCCGGTGCCTACTGGCGCGGCGACGCCAAGAACGAACAGTTGCAGCGTGTGTACGGTACTGCCTGGGCTGACAAGAAGCAGTTGGCGGCCTACATCCAGCGCATCGAAGAAGCCGAGAAGCGCGACCATCGCAAGATCGGCAAGCGCCTGGGCCTGTTCCACCTCCAGGAGGAAGCGCCGGGCATGGTGTTCTGGCACCCGAACGGCTGGACCCTGTACCAGGTGCTCGAGCAGTACATGCGCAAGGTGCAGCGCGACAACGGCTACCTCGAAGTGAAAACTCCGCAGGTGGTCGATCGCAGCCTGTGGGAGAAATCCGGGCATTGGGCCAACTACGCCGAGAACATGTTCACCACGCAGTCGGAGAACCGCGACTACGCCATCAAGCCGATGAACTGCCCGTGCCACGTGCAGGTGTTCAATCAGGGCCTGAAGAGCTACCGCGAGCTGCCGATGCGCCTGGCCGAGTTCGGTGCCTGCCACCGCAACGAGCCATCGGGTGCGCTGCACGGCATCATGCGGGTGCGTGGCTTCGTTCAAGATGACGCGCACATCTTCTGCACCGAAGAGCAGATGCAATCGGAGTCGGCCGACTTCATCAAGCTGACCATGGATGTGTACGCCGACTTCGGCTTCAAGGACATCCAGCTCAAGCTGTCCACTCGTCCGGAAAAGCGCGTCGGTTCCGACGAGTTATGGGACCGTGCCGAGGCTGCCCTGGCTGCCGCGTTGGACAACGCCGGCCTGGCCTATGATCTGCAGCCGGGCGAGGGCGCCTTCTACGGCCCGAAAATCGAATTCTCGCTCAAGGATTGCCTGGGTCGAGTCTGGCAGTGCGGCACGCTTCAGCTGGACTTCAACCTGCCGATACGCCTGGACGCTGAATACGTTTCGGAAAACAACGACCGTCAGCATCCTGTGATGCTGCACCGTGCGATCCTGGGTTCGTTCGAGCGTTTCATCGGTATCCTGATCGAGCACTACGAAGGTGCATTCCCGGCCTGGCTGGCGCCAACCCAGGCGGTGATCATGAATATCACTGATAAACAAGCCGATTTTGCCCTTGACGTAGAAAAAAATCTGCTTCAAAGCGGGTTTCGTGCCAAGTCCGACTTGAGAAATGAGAAAATCGGCTTTAAAATCCGCGAGCATACTTTGCTCAAGGTTCCCTATCTCCTCGTCATCGGAGATCGGGAGGTTGAAACGCAAACTGTCGCTGTGCGTACCCGTGAAGGTGCAGACCTGGGCTCCATGCCCGTCGCTCAGTTCACCGAGTTCCTCGCACAAGCGGTTTCCCGGCGTGGTCGCCATGATTCGGAGTAA
- the infC gene encoding translation initiation factor IF-3 — protein sequence MIIKREMRQDKRAAPKAPINENISAREVRLIGADGEQIGIVSIDEALRIAEEAKLDLVEISADAVPPVCRVMDYGKSIFEKKKQIAAAKKNQKQIQVKEIKFRPGTEEGDYQVKLRNLVRFLSDGDRAKISLRFRGREMAHQELGMELLKRVEQDLLEYGSVEQHPKMEGRQLIMVIAPKKKK from the coding sequence ATTATTATTAAGCGTGAAATGAGACAAGATAAACGAGCTGCACCGAAGGCCCCGATCAACGAGAATATCTCGGCACGCGAGGTTCGGTTAATTGGCGCTGACGGCGAGCAGATTGGCATCGTCTCGATTGATGAAGCGCTTCGTATTGCTGAAGAAGCCAAGCTGGATCTGGTAGAGATTTCTGCCGACGCCGTCCCGCCCGTTTGCCGGGTGATGGACTACGGCAAGTCGATCTTCGAAAAGAAGAAGCAGATCGCTGCCGCGAAAAAGAACCAGAAGCAGATTCAGGTAAAAGAAATCAAGTTTCGTCCAGGGACGGAGGAAGGGGATTACCAGGTAAAACTACGCAACCTGGTACGTTTCCTTAGTGATGGGGACAGGGCCAAGATCTCCTTGAGATTTCGCGGCCGTGAGATGGCGCATCAGGAGCTGGGGATGGAGCTTCTCAAGCGGGTCGAACAAGACCTGCTCGAGTACGGCTCGGTCGAACAGCATCCTAAGATGGAAGGACGCCAGCTGATTATGGTCATCGCCCCCAAGAAAAAGAAATAA
- the rpmI gene encoding 50S ribosomal protein L35, whose protein sequence is MPKMKTKSGAAKRFLKTANGIKHKHAFKSHILTKMSTKRKRQLRGSSLLHPSDVAKVERMLRLR, encoded by the coding sequence ATGCCAAAGATGAAAACCAAAAGCGGTGCAGCCAAGCGGTTTCTCAAAACTGCTAACGGCATCAAGCACAAGCACGCTTTCAAGAGCCACATCCTGACCAAAATGTCGACCAAGCGTAAGCGTCAACTGCGCGGTAGCAGCTTGCTGCATCCGTCTGACGTGGCAAAAGTCGAGCGCATGCTGCGCCTTCGTTAA
- the rplT gene encoding 50S ribosomal protein L20 → MARVKRGVIARKRHKKILKLAKGYYGARSRVFRVAKQAVIKAGQYAYRDRRQKKRQFRALWIARINAGARVNGLSYSRLISGLKKASIEIDRKVLADLAVNEKAAFAAIVEKAKASLA, encoded by the coding sequence ATGGCTCGTGTTAAGCGTGGCGTCATTGCCCGTAAGCGTCACAAGAAAATTCTGAAACTTGCTAAAGGCTACTACGGTGCACGCTCGCGCGTATTCCGTGTTGCCAAGCAAGCGGTAATCAAGGCAGGCCAGTACGCCTACCGTGACCGTCGTCAGAAAAAACGTCAGTTCCGCGCTCTGTGGATCGCTCGTATCAACGCTGGTGCTCGCGTCAACGGTCTGTCCTACAGCCGTCTGATCTCGGGCCTGAAAAAAGCGTCGATCGAAATCGACCGCAAGGTTCTGGCTGATCTGGCAGTGAACGAAAAAGCGGCGTTTGCTGCGATTGTCGAGAAAGCTAAAGCCTCGCTGGCTTAA
- the pheS gene encoding phenylalanine--tRNA ligase subunit alpha produces the protein MENLDALVSQALEAVQQAEDINALEQIRVHYLGKKGELTQVMKTLGNLPADERPKVGALINEAKERVTEVLNSRKAGFEEAELSAKLAAEQIDVTLPGRGQTTGGLHPVTRTLERIEQFFTHIGYGIAEGPEVEDDYHNFEALNIPGHHPARSMHDTFYFNANMLLRTHTSPVQVRTMEAQQPPIRVVCPGRVYRSDSDITHSPMFHQVEGLLVDRDINFADLKGTIEEFLRVFFEKELAVRFRPSYFPFTEPSAEVDMQCVICNGNGCRVCKQTGWLEVMGCGMVHPNVLRMSGIDPEEFQGFAFGMGVERFAMLRYGVNDLRLFFENDLRFLAQFR, from the coding sequence ATGGAAAACCTGGATGCGCTGGTCTCCCAAGCTTTGGAGGCCGTGCAACAAGCTGAAGACATCAATGCCCTGGAGCAGATCCGGGTTCATTACCTTGGCAAGAAAGGCGAACTTACTCAGGTGATGAAAACCCTGGGCAACCTGCCGGCCGATGAGCGTCCGAAAGTCGGCGCGCTGATCAACGAAGCCAAGGAGCGTGTTACAGAGGTCCTGAATTCGCGCAAGGCCGGTTTCGAAGAAGCCGAGCTCAGCGCCAAACTCGCTGCCGAACAGATCGACGTCACTTTGCCGGGCCGTGGCCAGACCACTGGCGGGCTGCACCCGGTGACGCGGACCCTGGAACGCATCGAGCAGTTCTTCACCCATATTGGCTACGGCATTGCCGAAGGCCCCGAGGTCGAAGACGACTACCACAACTTCGAAGCGCTCAACATCCCAGGCCACCACCCGGCCCGGTCGATGCACGACACCTTCTATTTCAACGCCAACATGCTGTTGCGCACCCACACCTCGCCGGTGCAGGTCCGTACCATGGAAGCGCAGCAACCGCCGATTCGCGTGGTCTGCCCGGGCCGCGTCTATCGCAGTGACTCGGATATCACTCACTCGCCGATGTTCCACCAGGTCGAAGGCCTGCTGGTCGATCGCGACATCAATTTTGCCGACCTCAAAGGCACCATCGAAGAATTCCTGCGGGTGTTCTTCGAGAAAGAGCTGGCCGTGCGTTTCCGGCCGTCCTATTTCCCCTTCACCGAGCCGTCGGCGGAAGTCGACATGCAGTGCGTGATCTGCAACGGCAACGGCTGCCGTGTCTGCAAGCAGACAGGCTGGCTGGAAGTGATGGGCTGCGGCATGGTCCACCCGAACGTGCTGCGCATGTCCGGCATCGACCCGGAAGAGTTTCAGGGCTTCGCCTTCGGTATGGGCGTCGAGCGTTTTGCCATGCTGCGGTACGGCGTCAACGACTTGCGGCTGTTCTTCGAAAACGACTTGCGGTTCCTCGCGCAATTTCGCTAA
- the pheT gene encoding phenylalanine--tRNA ligase subunit beta: MKFSEQWLRGWVSPQVSRDELVARLSMAGLEVDSVTLAAGEFTGVVVGEVLSTEQHPDADKLRVCQVSDGQETFQVVCGAPNVRPGLKIPFARIGAELPGDFKIKKAKLRGVESNGMLCSQSELQVGEGNDGLMELPADAPVGEDFRIYLQLDDASIEVDLTPNRGDCLSLAGLAREVGALYAVPVTRPAVPTVAPVNDEVRSIDVLAPNACPRYLGRVIRNVDLSRPTPLWMVERLRRADVRSIDAAVDITNYVMLELGQPLHAFDLAEINGGIRVRMAEQGEKLVLLDGQEVSLRSDTLVIADHSRALAIAGVMGGEHSGVSATTRDVFLESAFFDQIAVAGKARSYGLHTDASHRYERGVDWRLAREAMERATGLLLEITGGEPGPVIEVVSEQHLPNIAPIILRAERVSQMLGMQMSAVEVEGLLVGLGLGVTAQGQGQWLVEVPSHRFDISLEVDLIEELARLYGYNRLPVRYPQARLAPQAKAEAKSELPALRRLLVARGYQEAITYSFIDPKWFELFNPGVEPLLLANPISADMAAMRSTLWPGLIKVLQHNLNRQQDRVRLFESGLRFIGQLDGLKQEAMLAGVVCGSRLPEGWAQGKDGVDFFDVKADVEAILGFAGAQGAFTFVPGQHPALHPGQTAKIERDGREVGYLGALHPELVKTLGLDRPVFVFELILAEVAAGKLPKFQELSRFPEVRRDLALIADREVPSAAVLEIIRENAGEWLTDLRLFDVYQGKGIDPHRKSLAVGLTWQHPSRTLNDDEVNSTTQAILTSLEQRLNATLRK; this comes from the coding sequence ATGAAATTCAGTGAACAGTGGCTGCGCGGCTGGGTCAGCCCGCAAGTCTCCCGCGACGAACTGGTAGCGCGCCTGTCCATGGCCGGCCTGGAAGTCGACAGCGTGACCCTGGCCGCCGGTGAATTCACCGGGGTGGTCGTGGGCGAAGTGCTTTCTACCGAACAACACCCGGACGCTGACAAGCTGCGCGTATGCCAGGTCAGCGACGGCCAGGAAACCTTCCAGGTGGTGTGCGGCGCGCCCAACGTGCGCCCCGGCCTGAAGATTCCGTTCGCCAGGATCGGCGCCGAACTGCCGGGCGACTTCAAGATCAAGAAGGCCAAGCTGCGGGGAGTCGAGTCCAACGGTATGCTCTGCTCGCAGTCCGAACTGCAAGTGGGCGAGGGCAACGACGGCCTGATGGAACTGCCGGCCGACGCGCCGGTAGGCGAAGATTTCCGCATCTACCTGCAACTGGACGATGCCAGCATCGAGGTCGACCTGACCCCCAATCGCGGCGACTGCCTGTCGCTGGCTGGCCTTGCCCGTGAAGTCGGCGCCCTGTACGCCGTGCCGGTCACCCGTCCGGCCGTGCCTACCGTGGCCCCGGTCAATGACGAAGTGCGCTCCATCGACGTGCTGGCACCCAATGCCTGCCCGCGCTACCTCGGCCGCGTCATCCGCAACGTCGACCTCTCGCGCCCGACCCCGCTGTGGATGGTCGAGCGCCTGCGCCGCGCTGACGTTCGCAGCATCGACGCGGCCGTCGACATCACCAACTACGTGATGCTCGAACTCGGCCAGCCGCTGCACGCCTTCGATCTCGCCGAAATCAACGGCGGTATCCGCGTGCGCATGGCCGAGCAGGGCGAGAAGCTGGTCCTGCTCGACGGCCAGGAAGTCTCCCTGCGCAGCGACACGCTGGTCATCGCCGACCACTCCCGCGCGCTGGCCATTGCCGGCGTGATGGGCGGCGAGCACAGCGGTGTCAGCGCCACGACCCGCGACGTGTTCCTTGAAAGCGCCTTCTTCGACCAGATCGCCGTGGCCGGCAAGGCCCGCTCGTACGGCCTACACACCGATGCCTCGCACCGCTACGAGCGCGGCGTCGACTGGCGCCTGGCCCGCGAAGCCATGGAGCGCGCCACCGGCCTGCTGCTGGAAATCACCGGCGGCGAGCCCGGTCCGGTCATCGAGGTGGTCAGCGAGCAACACCTGCCGAACATCGCGCCGATCATCCTGCGTGCCGAACGCGTCAGCCAGATGCTGGGCATGCAGATGAGCGCCGTGGAAGTCGAAGGGCTGCTGGTCGGCCTGGGCCTGGGCGTGACCGCTCAGGGGCAAGGCCAATGGCTGGTTGAAGTGCCAAGCCATCGCTTCGACATCAGCCTGGAAGTCGACCTGATCGAAGAACTGGCTCGCCTCTACGGCTACAACCGCCTGCCGGTTCGCTACCCCCAGGCGCGCCTGGCCCCGCAAGCCAAGGCCGAGGCCAAGAGCGAGCTGCCCGCGCTGCGTCGCCTGCTGGTCGCCCGCGGCTACCAGGAAGCGATCACCTACAGCTTCATCGATCCCAAGTGGTTCGAGCTGTTCAACCCAGGCGTAGAGCCGCTGCTGTTGGCCAACCCGATCTCCGCCGACATGGCCGCCATGCGCTCGACCCTGTGGCCCGGCCTGATCAAGGTGCTGCAGCACAACCTCAACCGCCAGCAGGATCGCGTGCGTCTGTTCGAAAGCGGCCTGCGCTTTATCGGCCAGCTCGACGGCCTGAAGCAGGAAGCCATGCTCGCCGGCGTCGTCTGCGGCAGCCGCCTGCCGGAAGGCTGGGCTCAGGGCAAGGACGGCGTCGACTTCTTCGACGTCAAGGCCGACGTCGAAGCCATTCTCGGTTTTGCCGGTGCTCAGGGCGCGTTCACCTTCGTACCCGGCCAGCACCCGGCCCTGCATCCCGGCCAGACCGCGAAGATCGAGCGTGACGGTCGCGAAGTCGGCTACCTGGGTGCCCTGCACCCGGAGCTGGTGAAGACTTTGGGCCTGGATCGTCCGGTTTTCGTCTTCGAGCTGATCCTGGCCGAAGTGGCGGCAGGCAAACTGCCGAAATTCCAGGAGCTATCGCGCTTCCCTGAAGTGCGCCGCGACCTGGCCCTGATCGCTGATCGCGAGGTGCCATCCGCCGCGGTTCTTGAAATCATCCGCGAGAATGCTGGCGAATGGCTCACAGACCTCAGGCTATTTGATGTCTACCAAGGTAAAGGCATTGATCCGCATAGAAAAAGCCTCGCAGTCGGCTTGACCTGGCAGCATCCATCGCGCACTCTTAACGACGATGAGGTGAACTCCACGACGCAAGCCATCCTCACCTCGCTCGAACAAAGGTTGAACGCCACGTTAAGGAAGTAG
- the ihfA gene encoding integration host factor subunit alpha produces the protein MGALTKAEMAERLYEELGLNKREAKELVELFFEEIRHALEDNEQVKLSGFGNFDLRDKRQRPGRNPKTGEEIPITARRVVTFRPGQKLKARVEAYAGTKS, from the coding sequence ATGGGGGCTCTGACGAAAGCTGAAATGGCGGAACGTCTTTATGAAGAGCTGGGCCTGAACAAACGGGAGGCCAAGGAATTGGTCGAGCTGTTTTTCGAAGAAATCAGGCACGCTCTTGAAGACAACGAGCAGGTCAAATTGTCGGGTTTCGGCAATTTCGACCTTCGGGACAAACGCCAGCGGCCCGGCCGCAACCCGAAAACGGGTGAAGAAATCCCGATCACGGCTCGCCGTGTGGTCACCTTTCGTCCAGGGCAGAAGTTGAAGGCCCGAGTTGAGGCATATGCTGGAACCAAGTCATAA
- a CDS encoding MerR family transcriptional regulator: protein MLEPSHNDELPPIPGKRYFTIGEVSDLCAVKPHVLRYWEQEFTQLNPVKRRGNRRYYQRQDVLMIRQIRALLYEQGFTIGGARLRLSGDEAKDDTTQYKQLIRQMISELEDVLVVLKK, encoded by the coding sequence ATGCTGGAACCAAGTCATAACGACGAACTCCCGCCCATTCCCGGCAAACGCTACTTCACCATCGGTGAAGTCAGCGACCTGTGCGCGGTCAAGCCCCATGTGCTGCGCTACTGGGAACAGGAATTCACCCAGCTCAACCCGGTCAAGCGCCGCGGCAACCGACGGTATTACCAGCGCCAGGACGTGCTGATGATCCGCCAGATCCGCGCGCTGCTTTACGAGCAGGGCTTCACCATCGGCGGCGCACGCTTGCGCCTGTCCGGCGACGAGGCCAAGGACGACACTACCCAGTACAAGCAACTGATTCGGCAGATGATCTCCGAGCTGGAAGACGTACTGGTTGTGT